Proteins co-encoded in one Papaver somniferum cultivar HN1 chromosome 5, ASM357369v1, whole genome shotgun sequence genomic window:
- the LOC113283406 gene encoding uncharacterized protein At4g06598-like: MANSKGSSNFRNFLHGGQQSLLPPRIPFPSVPTSYIDYGSNSSTSRGVPKPRQGLKHHQRTSSESFLIEEQPSWVEELLNEPETPVRRGHRRSSSDSFTYFDSANASVDSLFQEDNKFKNIASLPRTASGDFDHYRDTNHASFYPELNSFMRQQDRPWETSMNSMAYPGGLPSGCDNTVPHTSGYSCPPQEQAGVSSIPTEKQDQEDSSGPHDPKASSEIRDCTKPSSSETDPKRAKQQFAQRSRVRKLQYIAELERNVQALQAEGSEVAAEIEFLDQQGLLLNMENKALKHRLDGLAQEQLIKCLEQEMLEREIARLRVLYQQQQLQQHQPQQRAPSAPRRSSSREHLNLDAQFSSLSLKHEAGSGRDPVSGSLRI; this comes from the exons ATGGCGAATTCGAAAGGGTCATCAAACTTCAGAAATTTTCTACATGGTGGACAACAATCACTACTTCCTCCCAGGATTCCCTTCCCAAGTGTGCCAACCTCATATATTGACTATGGGTCTAATTCCTCAACATCCAGAGGTGTTCCGAAACCAAGACAAGGACTTAAGCACCACCAACGTACTTCCTCTGAGAGCTTCCTCATAGAAGAGCAGCCATCTTGGGTGGAGGAACTTCTTAATGAACCAGAGACTCCTGTTAGGAGAGGTCATCGGCGTTCGTCAAGTGACTCTTTTACATATTTCGATTCTGCTAATGCTTCCGTGGATTCCCTGTTTCAAGAGGACAATAAATTTAAAAATATAGCATCCTTACCTAGAACAGCATCTGGAGACTTCGATCACTATAGAGATACCAATCATGCTTCGTTTTATCCAGAACTGAACTCTTTCATGAGACAGCAAGATAGGCCATGGGAAACATCCATGAATTCTATGGCCTACCCAGGTGGACTTCCATCTGGATGTGATAACACTGTACCACACACCTCTGGGTACTCGTGTCCTCCGCAGGAACAAGCTGGAGTTTCATCTATTCCCACGGAAAAGCAAGATCAAGAGGATTCTTCTGGTCCACATGATCCCAAGGCGTCCTCTGAAATAAGGGACTGTACCAAGCCGTCTTCATCTGAAACTGATCCAAAACGTGCTAAACA GCAGTTTGCTCAGCGTTCACGGGTGCGGAAGCTTCAGTACATTGCTGAGCTTGAAAGGAATGTCCAAGCCTTACAG GCCGAAGGATCTGAAGTTGCAGCTGAAATTGAATTTCTAGACCAGCAAGGTCTTTTACTAAACATGGAAAACAAAGCCCTGAAACACCGATTGGATGGCCTGGCACAGGAACAACTCATCAAGTGCT TGGAGCAGGAAATGTTAGAGAGAGAAATTGCTAGGCTTCGAGTCTTGTATCAGCAACAGCAACTTCAGCAGCATCAACCGCAACAGCGTGCACCTTCTGCTCCTCGTCGTTCCAGTAGCAGGGAGCACCTTAACCTTGATGCTCAGTTTTCGAGCCTCTCCCTAAAGCATGAGGCAGGTTCTGGTCGCGACCCTGTAAGTGGCTCACTTCGGATTTGA